In Gracilimonas sp., a single window of DNA contains:
- a CDS encoding response regulator transcription factor — protein MSKQNMSDKRMKVLVVEDEPSLIFTLRDTLESEGYDVVVSEEGTQAVSMVKEHKPDIMILDIMLPGKSGYDILEEIRKEKFTFPVIMLTAKDQEPDKVKGLNLGADDYLTKPFGVKELLARIEARLRRAGTYSTSGEVDILQLGDVKIDLMESVVNRPDGNEIELTSREVELIRYLLKSANEPVSRDELLEKVWRYEFSTNTRTVDVHISKLRAKIEVHPDDPRYLITLHGVGYMLRSN, from the coding sequence ATGAGCAAACAAAATATGTCGGATAAACGGATGAAAGTACTTGTTGTAGAAGATGAGCCAAGCCTGATTTTTACACTGCGAGACACACTGGAAAGCGAAGGCTACGATGTTGTTGTGAGTGAAGAGGGTACACAAGCCGTATCGATGGTAAAAGAACACAAACCGGACATAATGATTTTAGATATTATGCTTCCCGGCAAAAGCGGTTATGATATTTTGGAAGAAATCAGGAAAGAGAAGTTTACTTTTCCGGTAATCATGCTTACAGCTAAAGATCAAGAGCCTGACAAAGTGAAAGGGCTTAATCTGGGAGCTGACGATTATTTAACAAAGCCTTTTGGAGTTAAGGAATTATTGGCACGCATCGAAGCTCGTTTACGGCGAGCAGGTACATATTCCACTTCCGGTGAAGTTGACATTTTACAACTTGGAGATGTTAAAATTGATCTGATGGAATCTGTTGTTAACCGTCCTGATGGGAACGAAATTGAGCTTACATCAAGAGAAGTCGAACTAATACGATATTTACTAAAAAGTGCCAACGAACCTGTTTCAAGGGATGAACTTTTAGAAAAAGTTTGGCGCTATGAATTCAGTACCAACACCCGAACGGTAGATGTGCATATTTCAAAATTGCGAGCAAAAATTGAAGTTCATCCTGACGATCCCCGCTATCTAATTACTTTACACGGTGTTGGATACATGCTACGCAGTAACTGA
- a CDS encoding NAD(P)H-dependent oxidoreductase, translating to MNLKIISSTDRPNSNALRVSGYVESLYREKGVDVEVISLEDFPLEEVIGGRYGKKLPAIEKFREPIINADGLIFVIPEYNGSFPGILKVFIDYLPFPEAFEKMPMAFIGEANGVFGGLRSVEQFQMIANYRNALQFPERVFIPNVKDEFIDGEGLRDSFKQKLLESQIENFVKFVESARQKEMDQLTINS from the coding sequence ATGAACTTAAAAATAATTAGCAGTACTGATCGTCCTAACTCAAACGCATTGAGAGTTTCAGGGTATGTGGAATCGCTTTATCGAGAAAAAGGAGTTGATGTTGAGGTCATCAGCTTGGAAGATTTTCCTCTTGAAGAAGTAATAGGAGGCAGGTATGGAAAAAAGCTACCTGCTATTGAAAAATTCAGAGAGCCAATTATTAATGCGGACGGACTAATTTTTGTGATACCGGAATACAATGGAAGTTTTCCGGGAATTTTAAAGGTGTTTATAGATTATCTGCCCTTTCCCGAGGCTTTTGAGAAAATGCCTATGGCATTTATTGGGGAAGCAAACGGAGTATTTGGAGGTTTGCGATCCGTTGAGCAGTTTCAGATGATTGCCAATTATCGGAATGCGCTCCAGTTTCCGGAGCGAGTATTTATTCCAAATGTCAAAGATGAATTTATTGATGGAGAAGGGCTTCGGGATTCTTTCAAGCAAAAACTGCTGGAATCTCAGATTGAAAACTTTGTCAAGTTTGTGGAATCTGCCCGACAGAAAGAAATGGATCAGTTGACAATAAACAGCTAA